The following proteins come from a genomic window of Gimesia chilikensis:
- a CDS encoding N-acyl-D-amino-acid deacylase family protein, with translation MKLLRLQVSLCLLLLALMPLRTLSAQESASYDLLLKGGTIIDGTGKAGFTGDLAIKDDRIVKIAPEIEASADQVISCKGLIIAPGFIDLHNHSDRQIVSPLTRANMNFITQGCTTVVTGNCGSGPVDTGEYYRQIDAAGSGTNVMHLIPQGSLRDHVMGSGQREPTEAELKKMQELARRAMLDGAWGMSTGLIYVPSSYADTDELITLAKIVAEYNGIYASHIRNESTELLAAVNEALKIGQQAKLPVHISHFKSSGRDAWGLVLRAAAMIDEARQQGQTVTADQYPYIASSTSLGATLIPAWARAGGNKELVARLEAPETSKKIIKQIEKNIEKREGGSAVRIARYADRPNWVGKNLQQIADQEQKSILEIVLEITRHGGASVVNFSMNEEDVRQIMKIDWVATASDGRAYLPGSDRPHPRNYGTFPRKLGYYSLQEKVIPLEKAVRSASGLPADILGLTDRGYLKEGAYADIVVFDPAKLIDQATFDNPHQYSEGIRYLFVNGTPAINGGFPTGSLAGKALRRPQPEK, from the coding sequence ACAGGAAAAGCGGGTTTTACAGGAGATCTGGCAATCAAGGATGACCGGATCGTCAAAATTGCCCCGGAAATCGAAGCATCCGCCGATCAGGTCATTTCCTGCAAGGGACTGATCATCGCCCCGGGCTTCATCGACCTGCATAATCACAGCGATCGGCAGATTGTTTCCCCCCTGACCCGGGCGAATATGAACTTTATCACCCAGGGATGTACCACCGTGGTCACGGGAAACTGCGGTAGTGGCCCGGTTGATACAGGAGAATATTATCGGCAGATTGACGCCGCGGGTAGCGGGACGAATGTGATGCACCTGATTCCGCAGGGTTCTCTGCGAGACCATGTAATGGGCTCCGGTCAGCGGGAACCGACGGAAGCAGAACTGAAGAAGATGCAGGAGTTGGCCCGCCGTGCGATGCTGGACGGTGCCTGGGGAATGTCGACCGGTTTGATCTATGTGCCGAGCTCGTATGCAGATACGGATGAGCTGATTACGCTGGCGAAGATCGTCGCCGAGTATAACGGCATCTATGCCAGCCACATTCGGAATGAAAGTACGGAGCTGCTGGCAGCTGTCAATGAAGCTTTAAAGATCGGTCAGCAAGCCAAGTTGCCTGTACATATTTCTCATTTCAAATCGAGTGGTCGGGATGCCTGGGGGCTGGTTCTGCGCGCCGCAGCGATGATCGACGAAGCCCGCCAGCAGGGTCAGACTGTGACTGCGGACCAGTATCCTTATATCGCGTCCAGCACATCTCTGGGCGCCACCCTGATTCCAGCCTGGGCCCGGGCTGGAGGCAACAAGGAACTGGTAGCCCGTCTGGAAGCCCCGGAGACCTCTAAGAAGATCATTAAACAGATCGAGAAGAACATTGAAAAACGCGAGGGTGGAAGTGCGGTTCGGATTGCCCGCTACGCGGATCGGCCCAACTGGGTGGGTAAGAACCTGCAGCAGATTGCGGATCAGGAGCAGAAAAGCATCCTGGAAATCGTGCTCGAGATCACCCGGCACGGGGGCGCGTCGGTCGTTAACTTCAGCATGAACGAAGAGGACGTGCGTCAGATCATGAAAATCGACTGGGTTGCGACCGCGTCGGACGGACGTGCTTATCTACCTGGTTCAGATCGTCCCCATCCCCGTAATTACGGAACCTTTCCCCGGAAACTCGGTTATTATTCGCTGCAGGAAAAAGTAATCCCGCTGGAAAAGGCCGTTCGCAGTGCCAGTGGCCTGCCGGCTGACATCCTGGGCTTAACGGACCGAGGCTATTTAAAAGAAGGCGCTTATGCGGATATTGTAGTCTTCGATCCCGCAAAGCTGATCGATCAGGCGACGTTTGACAATCCGCATCAGTATTCCGAGGGAATCCGTTACCTGTTTGTGAATGGGACACCTGCCATCAATGGTGGCTTTCCCACAGGCAGCCTGGCGGGCAAAGCACTCCGACGTCCGCAACCGGAAAAGTAA
- a CDS encoding S1C family serine protease, whose protein sequence is MNQDHKNRIPQIVRLFALTLIITTCAGWLTDSASAFDQLQPSQLTSGSQMRRAFRSVVSTPRSWTVRVRVNGREASLGAIVESDGWILTKASQLEGKVTCELTTAERYEAEIIGVDGKLDLALLKIDARNLPTVQWQSVTDPKVGQWLVTPGLSMSPVSVGVLSVTRRDIKPAPGVLGVQIDDANGGALVKQVMRESGAEEAGLKPGDVILNVAGENIDSASSLSRFIRKFLPGDRVQVRLLRDEEEINAVVVLTDPQMLIYDRLREMQKKMGGALSRRKTGFSEVLQHDTVLRPEDCGGVIVDLQGKAIGLNIARAGRTKSFAIPADQVIPMIQKLKLKEYAPYNPQKDHKEQTVAAGSAS, encoded by the coding sequence TTGAACCAGGATCATAAAAACCGCATTCCGCAGATAGTCCGGCTGTTCGCTCTGACTTTAATCATCACCACCTGCGCTGGGTGGCTGACAGACAGTGCCTCCGCTTTCGATCAACTGCAGCCGAGCCAGCTGACCAGCGGTTCTCAAATGCGTCGCGCGTTCCGGTCTGTCGTTTCGACTCCCCGTTCCTGGACGGTCCGCGTCCGTGTGAATGGCAGAGAGGCCTCACTGGGAGCCATCGTGGAATCTGATGGCTGGATCCTGACCAAAGCCAGCCAGCTGGAAGGAAAAGTGACCTGCGAACTCACAACCGCCGAACGCTACGAAGCCGAAATCATCGGCGTCGACGGTAAGCTCGATCTGGCGCTGCTCAAAATTGATGCCCGGAATCTGCCTACAGTTCAATGGCAGTCAGTAACTGACCCCAAAGTCGGTCAGTGGCTGGTCACTCCCGGCCTGAGCATGTCTCCCGTGAGTGTCGGCGTACTCAGCGTGACACGCCGCGATATCAAACCCGCCCCGGGAGTTCTGGGCGTGCAGATCGATGATGCCAACGGAGGCGCCCTGGTCAAACAGGTGATGCGCGAAAGTGGTGCCGAAGAAGCGGGCCTGAAACCAGGCGATGTGATTCTGAATGTGGCCGGCGAAAACATCGACAGTGCCAGTTCACTCTCGCGGTTCATCCGAAAGTTTCTACCCGGCGATCGTGTCCAGGTCCGGTTACTGAGAGATGAAGAAGAAATCAACGCAGTGGTGGTCCTCACCGATCCCCAGATGCTGATCTACGATCGCCTGCGGGAAATGCAGAAGAAAATGGGAGGCGCCTTGAGTCGCCGTAAAACCGGTTTCTCTGAAGTCCTGCAGCACGATACCGTACTTCGCCCCGAAGACTGTGGCGGCGTCATTGTTGACCTGCAGGGGAAGGCCATTGGCTTGAACATCGCCCGGGCTGGCAGAACCAAGTCCTTCGCGATTCCCGCCGATCAGGTGATCCCCATGATTCAGAAACTCAAGCTCAAAGAGTATGCTCCTTACAATCCCCAGAAGGATCATAAGGAACAGACCGTCGCTGCCGGTAGTGCTTCCTGA
- a CDS encoding (5-formylfuran-3-yl)methyl phosphate synthase — translation MNPCRVELLVSVRNCEEIAAALAGGCDLLDFKEPENGALGMVDAESLQAITVYCERHSITQPLSMALGELVEWRERSSMTRIPSAMKYLKLGLSETRALPDWKSCWRELTERIETEHQRQFDWIAVAYADWEQASAASPLEVLSAAIESRCAGLLIDTFHKQGPGLTDLLSLELLDELIQRAHRHGLKVALAGSIRLGDLETLSPLQPDIVGIRGAACTRNRRTSSIESSAVREFRMQLEEQFHCHPWG, via the coding sequence TTGAATCCCTGCCGCGTCGAGTTACTGGTCAGTGTGCGTAATTGTGAAGAAATCGCTGCTGCGCTGGCCGGGGGTTGTGATCTGCTCGACTTCAAAGAGCCGGAGAACGGCGCACTGGGAATGGTCGATGCTGAATCCCTGCAGGCGATCACGGTCTACTGCGAACGCCACAGCATCACTCAACCCCTCAGTATGGCACTGGGCGAACTGGTTGAGTGGAGAGAGCGTAGCTCAATGACCCGCATCCCCTCGGCCATGAAGTACCTGAAACTGGGACTCTCCGAAACCCGGGCACTGCCCGACTGGAAGTCCTGCTGGCGGGAGTTGACCGAACGGATCGAAACGGAACATCAACGGCAGTTCGACTGGATCGCGGTCGCTTATGCAGACTGGGAACAGGCATCGGCAGCCTCTCCCCTCGAAGTCCTGTCGGCTGCGATTGAGAGCCGATGCGCTGGTCTGCTGATTGACACTTTCCACAAGCAGGGCCCCGGGTTAACGGACCTGCTCTCTCTGGAGCTGCTGGACGAGCTCATTCAACGGGCGCATCGACACGGGTTGAAGGTCGCGCTGGCAGGTTCTATTCGCCTGGGTGACCTGGAGACACTCTCTCCCCTGCAACCGGATATCGTTGGAATTCGGGGGGCAGCCTGTACGAGAAATCGACGTACCAGTTCGATCGAGTCGTCCGCAGTGCGCGAATTCAGAATGCAGCTGGAAGAACAGTTCCACTGTCATCCCTGGGGATGA
- the pdxA gene encoding 4-hydroxythreonine-4-phosphate dehydrogenase PdxA gives MKQPRIALTMGDVSGIGPQLLDALCVQPELNELCCPVVYGNAEVLQRAARHSGSGLEVISVDQLPEELSSRPGAVYCIDRGRADVAEATPCQVDARAGRGAYDYLVSAIDDCLAGKVDAITTAPLNKESLHRGGIDYPGHTEILADRCQVADFGMMLYLPGSDVIQSPAGLGIVHATLHTSIASVPGLLKTDEIFEKTRLIAELMQIMGAEPPRVAVCALNPHAGEHGLFGDEEARIIAPAVERARASGLNATGPLPADTLIRRAVHGEFDAVVAMYHDQGHIPFKLLGFDQAVNITLGLPIVRTSPSHGTAFDIAWSDIKPETRGIMEAVRAAVKLAAHQKQIQTD, from the coding sequence ATGAAACAGCCGCGAATCGCTCTGACAATGGGAGATGTCTCTGGCATCGGTCCCCAGTTACTGGATGCCCTGTGCGTTCAGCCAGAACTGAATGAACTCTGCTGCCCGGTCGTCTATGGCAATGCGGAGGTTCTGCAGCGTGCTGCCCGCCATTCCGGGAGTGGACTGGAAGTCATTTCCGTCGATCAACTACCAGAAGAACTCTCATCCCGGCCGGGAGCAGTCTACTGCATTGACCGCGGACGCGCGGATGTGGCGGAAGCGACACCCTGCCAGGTCGATGCCCGCGCGGGTCGCGGCGCGTACGACTACCTGGTCAGCGCCATCGATGACTGTCTGGCGGGGAAAGTGGATGCGATCACCACGGCCCCCTTGAATAAGGAATCACTGCATCGAGGCGGCATTGATTATCCGGGACATACTGAGATCCTGGCTGACCGGTGTCAGGTAGCAGACTTTGGAATGATGCTCTATCTACCGGGCAGTGATGTGATTCAATCACCGGCTGGTCTGGGAATCGTGCATGCGACCCTGCATACTTCCATCGCCAGCGTTCCCGGCCTGTTGAAAACTGATGAGATCTTTGAGAAGACGCGGCTGATCGCAGAACTGATGCAGATCATGGGCGCGGAACCTCCCCGGGTCGCTGTCTGTGCATTGAACCCCCATGCGGGAGAACATGGTCTGTTTGGTGATGAGGAAGCGCGGATCATCGCCCCGGCCGTCGAACGGGCCCGGGCCTCTGGTCTGAATGCGACAGGTCCTCTACCGGCCGATACACTAATTCGTCGTGCCGTACATGGGGAGTTTGACGCGGTCGTCGCCATGTATCACGACCAGGGACACATCCCCTTTAAGCTGCTCGGCTTTGATCAGGCGGTCAATATTACGCTGGGATTGCCGATCGTCCGGACCAGCCCCAGTCATGGCACCGCGTTTGACATTGCCTGGAGCGACATCAAGCCTGAGACCAGAGGCATCATGGAAGCCGTCCGGGCCGCGGTCAAACTGGCCGCACACCAGAAACAGATTCAAACCGATTAA
- the rfbC gene encoding dTDP-4-dehydrorhamnose 3,5-epimerase, whose protein sequence is MEVEQTGFPGLLVITPRVFSDERGFFKETYQEERYKEAGVDASFVQDNASRSTAGILRGLHYQIQHPQAKLVHVMEGEILDVCVDLRKNSPTFGQSYSIRLTGENHKQLYVPPGFAHGFYVMSPQVDFVYKCGDYYYPEHDRTLLWNDPDLGIDWPLSGEPLLSEKDRRGLPLKECEVFESL, encoded by the coding sequence ATGGAAGTAGAACAGACCGGTTTTCCCGGGTTACTGGTGATCACCCCCCGGGTCTTTTCTGACGAACGTGGTTTTTTCAAAGAAACGTACCAGGAGGAGCGGTACAAGGAAGCTGGCGTCGATGCCTCTTTTGTACAGGATAATGCATCCCGCTCCACTGCCGGCATTCTCAGGGGACTGCATTACCAGATTCAGCACCCCCAGGCCAAACTGGTGCATGTCATGGAAGGGGAAATTCTGGACGTCTGTGTTGACCTGCGGAAGAATTCCCCCACGTTCGGCCAGTCCTACTCCATCCGCCTGACGGGCGAGAACCACAAGCAACTCTATGTGCCCCCGGGTTTTGCCCACGGTTTTTATGTCATGAGCCCCCAGGTTGATTTTGTGTATAAGTGTGGCGATTATTATTACCCCGAACACGACCGGACTCTGCTCTGGAACGATCCCGATCTGGGAATTGACTGGCCGCTCTCAGGCGAGCCACTGCTCTCGGAGAAAGACCGTCGAGGGCTGCCGCTGAAAGAATGTGAAGTTTTCGAATCGCTATGA
- a CDS encoding S1C family serine protease, producing MQRTLVSAMALFLLSLAPANAQEVEVRKPVVTPVAPAKLSEVFFKTVPDSLEDLQEIERQVTSLTEKSIHSTVSVRVGDAQGSGVIIDNKAGYILTAAHVIGLAQKDATIILHDGRTLKGRTMGLNRGLDAGLVKLIEDDEVDISKLTAAKMGDISQIKTGEWVMATGHPNGYQAGRPPVVRLGRVVTRKKHLLQTDCTLIGGDSGGPLYNMQGEVVGIHSRIGPSTSWNFHIPVSAFQDDWEKLVSGDMWGAKPLGQNAVLGVNGETTDQGCKVTGVTRGFPAEIAGLKENDIIYQLNDEKITGIEQLAEVVQQYKPGQTVQVQLTRDGKSMSFEVQLAARD from the coding sequence GTGCAACGCACTCTCGTCAGTGCAATGGCCCTTTTCCTGCTTTCTCTGGCGCCCGCCAACGCTCAGGAAGTTGAGGTACGTAAACCCGTTGTTACCCCTGTCGCCCCAGCGAAACTTTCCGAAGTCTTTTTCAAGACCGTTCCCGATTCCCTGGAGGATCTCCAGGAGATTGAACGGCAGGTCACTTCCCTGACAGAAAAATCGATTCACAGTACGGTCTCCGTACGGGTCGGCGATGCTCAGGGGAGTGGGGTAATCATTGATAACAAAGCCGGCTACATCCTCACAGCCGCACATGTCATCGGACTCGCTCAGAAAGATGCCACCATCATCCTACACGATGGCCGCACGTTGAAAGGCCGTACCATGGGCCTGAACCGCGGTCTCGATGCCGGACTGGTGAAACTGATTGAAGATGACGAAGTCGATATCAGCAAACTCACAGCCGCCAAAATGGGAGACATCTCCCAGATCAAAACCGGTGAGTGGGTGATGGCCACCGGACACCCGAACGGTTATCAGGCAGGGCGTCCCCCTGTCGTACGGCTGGGACGGGTCGTGACCCGGAAAAAACATCTGCTCCAGACTGATTGCACGCTGATCGGCGGAGACTCAGGTGGCCCGTTATATAATATGCAGGGAGAGGTGGTTGGCATTCACAGCCGCATCGGTCCCTCTACCAGCTGGAATTTTCATATCCCCGTCTCCGCATTTCAGGACGACTGGGAAAAACTTGTTTCCGGCGATATGTGGGGGGCGAAGCCTCTCGGCCAGAATGCCGTCCTCGGCGTCAATGGCGAAACGACAGATCAAGGATGTAAAGTGACCGGCGTCACCCGCGGATTTCCCGCAGAAATCGCCGGCCTGAAAGAGAACGACATTATTTACCAGCTGAACGATGAGAAGATTACCGGCATCGAACAACTGGCGGAAGTCGTTCAACAATACAAACCGGGGCAGACGGTGCAGGTTCAACTGACGCGTGACGGCAAAAGCATGTCGTTTGAAGTTCAACTCGCCGCCCGGGATTAA
- a CDS encoding pectate lyase → MIALLGFRTADAQAAVPVSKENVTKAMRAASEFYRNKLALHGGYVYYYSLDLKERWGEGKASPDQIWVQPPGTPTVGMAFLSAYEATGDQFYLDAATDAALALVYGQLKSGGWTNSVDFNPRSKLTAEYRNGKGRGKNNSTLDDGISQSAIRLIIHVDQAHKFQHKQIHESAQVALNALLAAQFPVGAFPQVWTEPVPQIPAKPASFPQYDWRTEGRIKNYWDYYTLNDGLAGYVCTTLLDAYEIYKDERLKQAVLKLGDFLIVSQLPEPQPAWAQQYNYDMQPIWARRFEPPAITGGETQDVIATLMRIYRFSGEKKYLEPIPRALAWLKRSQLPDGQLARYYELQTNRPLYMNRSGKKYSLTYDDSDLPRHYGWKINSEVKELEREFKAVSAGRELKTELTPKQLLIRVKAILYDLDDQARWISVSTGERLVGQPKFPVNTRYIASDRFSSNLETLSQYLQQQK, encoded by the coding sequence ATGATTGCTCTCCTCGGTTTCAGGACTGCTGACGCTCAGGCGGCGGTGCCGGTCTCTAAAGAGAACGTCACGAAAGCGATGCGGGCGGCCAGCGAGTTTTATCGCAATAAGCTCGCTCTGCACGGAGGCTACGTTTACTACTACAGCCTGGATCTGAAAGAACGCTGGGGCGAAGGTAAGGCGTCTCCGGATCAGATCTGGGTGCAGCCTCCCGGCACACCGACAGTGGGAATGGCGTTCCTCTCGGCTTATGAAGCGACCGGGGACCAGTTCTATCTCGATGCCGCCACCGATGCCGCACTGGCACTCGTTTATGGTCAGTTAAAATCGGGAGGCTGGACGAATTCGGTTGATTTCAATCCCCGCAGTAAACTGACCGCCGAGTACCGGAATGGGAAGGGGCGTGGCAAGAACAACTCGACCCTCGACGACGGAATTTCGCAGTCGGCAATTCGCCTCATCATTCATGTCGATCAGGCTCATAAGTTTCAGCACAAACAGATCCATGAATCTGCCCAGGTCGCGTTGAATGCCCTGCTGGCGGCACAGTTTCCCGTGGGGGCCTTTCCCCAGGTCTGGACCGAACCGGTGCCACAGATCCCCGCGAAACCGGCCAGCTTTCCCCAATACGACTGGCGGACGGAAGGACGTATCAAAAACTACTGGGACTATTATACCCTCAACGACGGTCTGGCCGGCTATGTCTGCACGACACTGCTGGACGCCTACGAAATCTACAAAGACGAACGCCTGAAACAGGCGGTGCTCAAACTGGGCGACTTCCTGATTGTGTCTCAGTTACCCGAACCACAGCCCGCCTGGGCGCAGCAGTATAACTACGATATGCAACCCATCTGGGCCCGTCGCTTCGAACCACCGGCCATTACCGGGGGAGAGACCCAGGATGTGATTGCCACCCTGATGCGGATCTACCGTTTCAGCGGCGAGAAAAAATATCTGGAACCGATTCCCCGGGCACTCGCCTGGTTAAAACGCTCCCAGTTACCCGATGGGCAGCTCGCCCGCTACTACGAACTGCAGACCAATCGCCCGCTCTACATGAACCGCAGCGGAAAAAAGTACAGCCTGACCTACGACGATTCCGATCTGCCCCGGCACTACGGCTGGAAGATCAACTCAGAGGTCAAAGAACTCGAACGTGAGTTTAAAGCCGTCAGCGCAGGTCGGGAACTAAAGACTGAGCTGACTCCGAAGCAGTTGCTGATCCGCGTGAAAGCGATTCTCTACGACCTGGACGATCAGGCACGTTGGATTAGCGTCAGTACGGGCGAACGCCTGGTGGGGCAACCCAAATTCCCGGTGAATACCAGGTACATCGCCAGTGATCGCTTCAGCAGCAATCTGGAGACACTCAGTCAGTATCTCCAGCAGCAGAAATAG
- a CDS encoding histidine phosphatase family protein, whose protein sequence is MEKQHFIPHPEPDATNLLLIRHGATPPNEQRPYILQGCGINPSLSESGQKQAQALATFLAENCSIDHIYSSPMIRAKETAQAVCAHFNLTPQEVTEIHECDVGLWEGKSWDIIEQESPAAYKAFMDDPYRNRYEGGESYGDVFNRCEPALRSLLERHTGETIAVVAHNVINRVYLASLLGLPIEKAKDIKQNNTGINIIRHHAGETKVVTMNAIFHLSSVPH, encoded by the coding sequence ATGGAAAAGCAACACTTTATCCCCCACCCTGAACCCGATGCGACCAACCTGCTGCTGATTCGTCATGGAGCCACTCCCCCGAACGAACAGCGGCCCTATATTCTGCAGGGTTGCGGCATCAATCCCAGTCTGAGTGAATCGGGACAAAAGCAGGCTCAGGCCCTGGCGACTTTCCTAGCGGAGAACTGTTCGATCGACCATATCTACAGCAGTCCGATGATCCGTGCGAAAGAGACGGCCCAGGCGGTCTGTGCACATTTCAATCTGACTCCGCAGGAAGTCACGGAGATTCACGAATGCGATGTGGGTCTCTGGGAAGGAAAATCCTGGGACATCATTGAGCAGGAATCGCCGGCCGCCTACAAAGCGTTCATGGATGACCCCTACCGGAACCGTTACGAAGGCGGAGAATCTTACGGCGATGTATTCAATCGTTGTGAGCCTGCACTCCGGTCACTGCTGGAACGCCATACCGGCGAGACGATCGCGGTGGTCGCGCATAACGTAATCAACCGGGTCTATCTGGCCAGCCTGCTGGGACTTCCCATCGAAAAAGCCAAGGACATCAAGCAAAACAATACCGGTATCAACATCATCCGCCATCATGCAGGGGAAACCAAAGTGGTGACGATGAATGCCATCTTCCATTTGAGTAGTGTCCCCCATTAA
- a CDS encoding FAD-dependent oxidoreductase, giving the protein MSQLLACGLFLLLVVPKAQGKEYDVVVYGGTSGAVTAAVQAKRLGKTAVIVCPDTHLGGLSSGGLGWTDTGNKAVIGGLAREFYHRVWKHYQTPDAWKWQQRKDYGDKGQGTPAIDGKQRTMWIFEPHVAEAVFDEFVKEYEIPVYRDEWLDRKSGVTKDGDRITAIKTLSGKTFQGKMFIDATYEGDLLATAGVSYHVGREANSVYGEEWNGVQTGVLHHRHHFGPNAVKEKISPYKVPGDPASGLLPRISGADPGKYGSGDDKIQAYCFRMCLTNHDENRVPFPKPEGYDPAQYELLLRIYDAGWRQTFAKFDPIPNFKTDTNNHGPMSTDNIGYNYDYPEASYERRKEIIKEHETYQKGWLYFIANDPRVPKEVQQKMQKWGLAKDEFTDNGNWPHQLYIREARRMIGEFVMTENELLKKKPTPDSVGMGSYTMDSHNVQRYVTPEGYVQNEGDIGVSTRGPYEIAYGSLVPKKGECANLLVPVCVSSSHIAFGSIRMEPVFMILGHSAATAAAIALDQKLDVQDVPYDQLKTQLIKEGQILEAPAEVKYGSNGINPETLKGIVVDDAQAKLTGLWQTSRSAKKYVASGYSHESNTRDGKAAARFETKVPQAGRYEVRYAYPPNSNRSSQVKVTVQHAGGSTSKTIDQRQTPPLEGVFISLGEFEFTPDKTAAVEVTNADANGYVIIDAVQWIPVKE; this is encoded by the coding sequence ATGTCGCAACTGCTCGCCTGCGGACTGTTTCTGTTACTGGTTGTCCCGAAGGCACAAGGCAAGGAATATGATGTCGTCGTCTATGGTGGCACCTCCGGGGCCGTCACCGCAGCCGTTCAGGCGAAGCGACTGGGGAAGACCGCTGTTATCGTCTGCCCCGATACACATCTGGGAGGGCTTTCCAGTGGTGGTCTGGGCTGGACAGACACCGGCAATAAAGCCGTTATCGGCGGCCTGGCTCGCGAATTCTATCATCGCGTCTGGAAACACTATCAGACCCCGGATGCCTGGAAGTGGCAGCAGCGAAAAGACTACGGCGACAAAGGACAGGGGACTCCCGCCATCGATGGTAAGCAACGCACCATGTGGATTTTCGAACCACACGTGGCCGAGGCTGTGTTTGATGAGTTCGTGAAAGAATACGAAATTCCCGTTTACCGTGACGAATGGCTGGATCGCAAGTCTGGAGTTACCAAAGACGGAGACCGAATCACCGCCATCAAAACGCTCAGTGGCAAAACCTTCCAGGGGAAGATGTTTATCGACGCCACTTACGAAGGTGACCTGCTGGCAACTGCCGGCGTGAGCTACCACGTGGGCCGCGAAGCCAACAGTGTCTATGGTGAAGAATGGAATGGTGTGCAGACCGGCGTACTGCATCACCGGCACCACTTTGGTCCGAATGCGGTCAAAGAAAAGATCAGTCCCTACAAAGTACCCGGCGATCCAGCCAGCGGACTGCTGCCTCGCATCAGTGGTGCCGACCCCGGAAAATACGGTTCGGGCGATGACAAAATTCAGGCCTACTGTTTCCGCATGTGCCTGACCAACCACGACGAGAATCGCGTTCCGTTTCCGAAGCCGGAAGGCTACGACCCCGCCCAGTACGAACTCTTGCTACGAATTTATGATGCTGGCTGGCGACAGACGTTTGCCAAGTTTGATCCCATTCCGAACTTTAAGACCGATACCAACAATCACGGTCCCATGAGTACCGACAACATCGGCTATAACTACGACTATCCCGAAGCATCCTACGAACGCCGTAAAGAGATTATCAAAGAGCACGAAACTTACCAGAAAGGCTGGCTGTACTTCATCGCCAACGATCCCCGTGTTCCTAAAGAAGTGCAGCAGAAGATGCAGAAATGGGGACTGGCGAAAGATGAGTTCACCGATAACGGCAACTGGCCCCATCAGCTTTACATCCGTGAAGCCCGCCGGATGATCGGCGAATTCGTGATGACCGAAAACGAACTGCTCAAAAAGAAACCTACCCCCGATTCGGTCGGCATGGGTTCCTACACGATGGACTCACACAACGTACAGCGGTATGTCACTCCGGAAGGCTACGTGCAGAACGAAGGGGACATCGGCGTTTCGACCCGTGGTCCCTATGAAATTGCTTACGGCAGCCTCGTTCCGAAAAAAGGGGAATGTGCCAACCTGCTGGTGCCGGTCTGTGTTTCCAGCTCGCACATCGCCTTCGGTTCGATCCGCATGGAGCCCGTTTTCATGATTCTCGGTCACTCCGCTGCGACGGCAGCTGCGATCGCCCTGGATCAGAAACTGGACGTGCAGGATGTGCCTTACGATCAGCTCAAAACCCAGTTGATCAAAGAGGGCCAGATTCTGGAAGCTCCTGCCGAAGTCAAATATGGAAGTAACGGCATTAATCCGGAAACACTCAAAGGCATTGTTGTCGACGATGCACAGGCCAAACTGACCGGGCTCTGGCAGACCAGCCGCTCGGCGAAGAAGTATGTGGCGTCGGGTTACAGTCACGAGTCAAATACGCGTGATGGCAAAGCCGCCGCCCGCTTTGAAACCAAAGTTCCCCAGGCGGGACGCTACGAAGTTCGCTATGCCTATCCACCGAACTCCAATCGTAGCTCGCAGGTCAAAGTGACCGTGCAGCATGCGGGGGGATCTACTTCCAAAACCATCGACCAGCGTCAGACACCACCTCTGGAAGGCGTGTTTATCTCGCTGGGAGAATTTGAATTCACACCGGACAAAACAGCGGCTGTCGAAGTGACCAATGCCGATGCCAACGGCTATGTCATCATCGACGCCGTCCAGTGGATTCCCGTCAAGGAGTGA